From the genome of Vicia villosa cultivar HV-30 ecotype Madison, WI linkage group LG2, Vvil1.0, whole genome shotgun sequence, one region includes:
- the LOC131649716 gene encoding probable prolyl 4-hydroxylase 10, with translation MAIPAESFPFCAIEPNEEHGEGLQVLHYEVGQKNVPHLDYFEDKYNTLNMVDIGVHFVYFDDIVQMLKKGKKGLSIKPKMSDAIFFWSMKPNATLDTSSLYD, from the exons ATGGCTATTCCTGCTGAGAGTTTCCCCTTTTGCGCTATTGAGCCTAATGAGGAGCATGGTGAAGGCCTACAAGTTCTCCATTATGAAGTTGGACAAAAGAATGTACCTCATTTGGATTACTTTGAAGATAAGTATAATACTCTAAACATGG TTGATATTGGTGTGCACTTTGTATATTTTGATGATATAGTTCAAATGTTGAAGAAGGGG AAAAAAGGACTTTCAATTAAGCCAAAGATGAGTGATGCTATATTTTTCTGGAGCATGAAGCCTAATGCAACTTTAGATACATCGAGTTTGTACGATTAG